One genomic region from Salvia hispanica cultivar TCC Black 2014 chromosome 2, UniMelb_Shisp_WGS_1.0, whole genome shotgun sequence encodes:
- the LOC125204120 gene encoding putative receptor-like protein kinase At5g39000 — protein MPPNIPKCFLITMNLCRFLVAVLVLCFLITITAGSNDPARITGDVSINCGSDGTYAARSGREWLGDVRARVSSGLQLSGSSTVSTVVHNWASADPTPHQTARLSKSKFSYSFQVNAGQKIIRLHFNPTTYRGFKGLKDLFTVEACSFTLLSNFSASITAGALGVNTFAKDFCLDIPENQQLQIVLSAESSPSLDTYAFINGIEIISVPTSLSYFRGGDVGLQMVGQKALVYVDSSIALEIVHRMSIKQDLVSSADGSRDMFAMWLTAPKQKPGNINNITWNQPVDVGFRYLVRLHFSDRRLNMAETIGLSFKVLINEIVVSTDSGIVEVRDGSIPWYEDHVVLLNGHKQEGKRNLVICLQSNQDFKDMLGPLKGFEILKLSNPDSSLAAPNPLPPAQDSPLLTFQTLFMIIGRRNATMTFAIAVISLVNIVVHLLQKSWGSWESSSSEEENKPSAGAERLLRRFSLAEIRLATRNFDNGLIIGRGGFGKVYRGHIDKGQKVVAVKKLKLNSRQGAHEFLTEIETLSEIRHINVVSLIGYCNEHREMILVYEHMACGSLADHLYILPKDNSNCFSFTWKQCLNICIGVARGLEYLHTGCGIIHRDLKGSNILLDENFVAKVSDFGLAKPEQRNKLQSHVSTKVKGAVGYVDPYYVTTSKLRRKSDTYSFGVVLLELLCGRRAVDSEVLMDEQILTKWARDKINKGEVDQIIASSLREEISPNSLKTFVAIAGRCLNDDPKNRPTMSEVVLQLEFALKHQESNQNLVLNEITSVSVDLHPSTSNDRIDVSRDAPPIITTTQRQNLTLPLGRQTSGNFGINREVTSGKKQWTRFSTVKLFRFRPWHAFRKRTKPSKKNELLFQEIAVGSLQYDFARIRAATNDFSFANKVGQGGFGSVYKGLLSNGQEIAVKRLSSSSNQGNNEFVNELLILVRLLHRNLVKLLGFCQEGNERLLIYEFVERLSLDLILFDPMKCSLLDWDRRYKIILGTAMGLHYLHEGSELRIIHRDLKANNVLLDKDLNPKVADFGIARVLEAGESSNTSRIVGTYGYMAPEYAMHGTCSVKSDVYSFGVLVLEILSGQRNKNFMNGEDLVNLTWKNWREGTAANMIDPIVRRGSTDSLDVMLRCMHVGLLCIQESPASRPTMGSVTQMLGAFTSTLPTPSEPVAHMVSEEYRPTNTNYRQAEPEASVCNMDMSETEFYPR, from the exons ATGCCTCCAAATATACCCAAGTGCTTCCTTATCACTATGAACCTCTGTCGTTTTTTGGTTGCTGTACTAGTTTTGTGCTTCCTTATCACTATTACAGCCGGCAGCAATGATCCAGCTCGCATCACAGGTGACGTCTCCATTAACTGTGGCTCGGATGGAACTTATGCAGCACGCAGCGGAAGGGAATGGCTGGGAGATGTTCGAGCGAGAGTTTCTTCAGGGCTGCAACTAAGTGGCTCGTCAACAGTCTCAACTGTAGTCCACAATTGGGCCTCTGCTGATCCAACTCCTCACCAGACTGCACGCCTCTCCAAGTCCAAGTTCTCTTATTCATTCCAAGTGAATGCAGGTCAGAAAATTATCCGCCTTCACTTTAATCCCACAACATATAGAGGTTTTAAAGGGCTGAAAGACTTATTCACTGTTGAAGCCTGCTCTTTCACTTTGCTCAGTAATTTCAGCGCTTCCATCACAGCCGGTGCTCTTGGTGTGAATACTTTTGCAAAAGATTTCTGTTTAGATATACCAGAAAACCAGCAGCTTCAAATAGTTTTGTCTGCTGAAAGCAGTCCATCCTTGGATACATATGCTTTTATAAATGGTATTGAAATTATCTCCGTACCTACTAGTCTTTCTTACTTCCGGGGTGGAGATGTTGGACTCCAGATGGTTGGCCAGAAAGCCCTGGTCTATGTTGATAGCAGTATTGCACTTGAAATAGTCCACCGTATGAGCATTAAGCAGGATTTGGTTTCATCTGCTGATGGTTCCAGGGACATGTTTGCAATGTGGTTGACTGCCCCCAAGCAGAAACCTGGCAATATCAACAACATAACCTGGAACCAACCTGTTGATGTCGGATTCAGGTACCTGGTTAGGCTTCATTTCTCCGATAGACGACTCAACATGGCTGAGACTATAGGCCTGAGTTTCAAAGTCCTGATCAATGAAATAGTTGTAAGCACTGACAGTGGCATAGTCGAAGTAAGGGATGGTAGCATCCCCTGGTACGAGGACCATGTGGTGTTGTTGAATGGCCACAAACAAGAGGGGAAGCGCAATCTGGTTATTTGTCTCCAGtcaaatcaagattttaaagaTATGCTTGGACCTCTTAAAGGATTTGAAATACTGAAGCTGAGCAATCCTGATAGCAGTCTAGCCGCTCCAAATCCTCTGCCTCCAGCTCAGGATTCACCACTGTTGACTTTCCAAACTTTGTTTATGATTATTGGTCGTAGAAATGCAACTATGACTTTTGCAATAGCTGTAATTTCTCTAGTGAATATAGTTGTTCACTTGTTACAGAAAAGTTGGGGAAGTTGGGAATCTAGCAGTAGTGAGGAGGAAAACAAGCCATCAGCTGGGGCTGAAAGGCTCTTGCGTCGTTTTTCACTGGCTGAGATCCGATTGGCCACTAGAAATTTCGATAATGGACTTATAATTGGGAGGGGTGGATTCGGTAAAGTGTACAGAGGCCACATTGATAAAGGGCAAAAGGTTGTTGCTGTAAAGAAGTTGAAACTGAATTCTAGGCAAGGAGCACATGAGTTCCTGACTGAGATTGAAACTCTCTCGGAGATTCGACATATTAATGTTGTTTCTCTAATTGGCTACTGCAACGAGCATAGGGAAATGATTCTTGTTTATGAACATATGGCATGCGGATCACTGGCTGACCACCTCTACATACTTCCAAAGGACAACAGTAATTGTTTCTCTTTCACCTGGAAACAATGCCTAAATATCTGCATAGGAGTAGCTCGAGGCCTAGAATATCTTCATACAGGCTGTGGCATCATTCATCGTGATTTAAAGGGCTCCAACATCCTGCttgatgaaaattttgttgcTAAAGTCTCAGATTTTGGATTGGCCAAACCTGAACAAAGAAATAAGCTACAAAGCCATGTCAGCACAAAAGTTAAGGGCGCAGTTGGCTATGTGGATCCCTATTATGTCACAACCAGTAAACTAAGAAGGAAAAGTGACACATATTCCTTTGGTGTAGTGTTGCTGGAGTTATTATGTGGGAGAAGGGCAGTGGATTCAGAAGTTTTAATGGATGAGCAGATTCTGACCAAGTGGGCTCGAGATAAGATTAACAAGGGGGAAGTCGATCAGATTATAGCTTCAAGTTTAAGAGAGGAAATTTCACCGAATAGCTTGAAAACTTTTGTGGCTATTGCAGGGAGATGCTTAAACGATGACCCAAAAAATCGGCCAACAATGTCTGAAGTTGTGCTACAGCTTGAGTTTGCACTTAAGCATCAAGAGAGCAACCAAAATTTGGTGTTGAATGAGATAACAAGTGTTTCAGTTGACTTACACCCGTCAACTTCTAATGATAGAATTGATGTATCTAGAGATGCACCACCAATAATTACCACTACACAAAGGCAGAATCTCACACTTCCGCTCGGCAGACAAACTAGTGGAAATTTTGGTATAAATAGAGAGGTTACATCTGGAAAGAAACAATGGACAAGATTCTCAACAGTTAAGCTGTTCAGATTTCGGCCATGGCATGCATTTCGGAAAAGAACCAAGCCatccaagaaaaatgaattgttatTTCAAG AAATTGCTGTTGGATCCCTGCAATATGATTTTGCTAGAATCAGAGCTGCAAccaatgatttttcatttgcTAACAAGGTTGGGCAAGGTGGATTTGGGTCTGTTTATAAG GGACTGTTATCAAATGGTCAAGAGATAGCAGTCAAAAGGTTGTCTTCTAGTTCAAATCAAGGCAACAATGAATTTGTAAATGAACTCTTGATATTGGTGAGGCTTCTGCACAGAAATTTGGTAAAACTCTTAGGTTTCTGCCAGGAGGGAAATGAGAGGCTTCTCATATATGAATTTGTTGAGAGATTAAGCCTAGACCTCATCCTATTCg ACCCAATGAAATGTTCGTTGTTGGATTGGGATCGGCGATACAAGATTATACTGGGAACTGCGATGGGACTTCATTATTTGCATGAGGGTTCTGAACTCAGAATCATTCACCGTGATCTAAAAGCTAATAATGTTCTTTTGGATAAAGATTTGAACCCCAAAGTTGCAGATTTTGGCATAGCAAGAGTGTTAGAGGCAGGTGAAAGTTCAAACACCAGCAGGATTGTTGGGACTTA TGGATATATGGCACCCGAGTATGCAATGCATGGGACTTGCTCTGTTAAGTCGGACGTGTATAGCTTTGGAGTGCTAGTACTGGAAATTCTGAGCGGCcaaagaaacaagaatttcATGAATGGGGAGGACCTCGTGAATCTT ACATGGAAAAACTGGCGCGAAGGAACAGCTGCAAATATGATAGATCCTATAGTGAGGAGGGGTAGCACGGATTCTCTGGACGTAATGTTGAGATGCATGCACGTTGGGTTGTTGTGCATTCAGGAAAGCCCAGCTAGTAGGCCAACAATGGGTTCTGTCACTCAAATGCTTGGTGCCTTTACCAGCACACTCCCAACACCTTCAGAACCGGTAGCTCATATGGTATCTGAGGAATATCGTCCAACAAATACGAATTACAGGCAGGCTGAACCTGAAGCATCTGTCTGTAATATGGATATGTCAGAAACTGAGTTTTATCCGCGGTAA
- the LOC125204193 gene encoding 60S ribosomal protein L39-3, with product MPSHKTFMIKKKLAKKQRQNRPIPYWIRMRTDNTIRYNAKRRHWRRTKLGF from the exons ATG CCGTCGCACAAGACATTCATGATCAAGAAGAAGCTGGCGAAGAAGCAGAGGCAGAACAGGCCTATCCCCTACTGGATCCGGATGCGCACCGACAACACCATCCGCTACAACGCCAAGCGCCGCCACTGGCGCCGCACCAAGCTCGGATTCTAA
- the LOC125203453 gene encoding putative methylesterase 11, chloroplastic produces the protein MGTCFSRGDRSPPKRRGSRRVANPAADGGGSNRWARMRSSRKEETLIHERALAAAILFQQQLQNGGGTAAFDRSASLRYPNGHSKRNQALPRSSSSRARSLTDPLLQPHQLINQDIKLDDLETNHFVLVHGGGFGAWCWYKTIALLEESGYKVTAVDLTGSGIHSFDSNNITSLSQYVKPLTDFMEKLADGEKVILVGHDFGGACVSYAMEAFPAKISKAVFLAAAMLTSGQSTLDIFSDKVESNELMRQAQVFLYANGRDQPPTAIDFDKSILKDLLFNQSPTKDVALASVSMRPIPFSPVLEKLSFSETNHGSVRRFYIETLEDNAIPISVQESMVNKSPPERVFCLKGADHSPFFSKPQALHKHLVEISRIP, from the exons ATGGGGACGTGTTTCTCGCGCGGCGACAGATCGCCGCCGAAGAGGAGAGGCTCCAGGCGAGTCGCGAACCCCGCGGCGGACGGAGGAGGGAGCAATCGGTGGGCGAGGATGCGCTCGTCGAGGAAGGAGGAGACCTTGATTCACGAGCGGGCGCTCGCGGCGGCGATTCTGTTCCAGCAGCAGCTGCAGAACGGCGGCGGCACGGCGGCGTTCGATCGGTCGGCGTCGCTCAGGTATCCGAACGGGCACTCGAAGAGGAATCAGGCCTTACCTCGGAGCTCGAGCTCCAGAGCGCGGTCGCTCACTGATCCCCTGCTTCAACCTCATCAGCTAATTAATCAG GATATCAAGCTCGACGACCTAGAGACTAACCATTTTGTACTTGTTCATGGAGGTGGTTTTGGTGCCTGGTGCTGGTATAAAACTATTGCTCTATTGGAAGAAAGTGGATACAAAGTCACAGCAGTAGATTTGACAGGGTCTGGTATTCATTCATTCGATTCAAACAATATTACAAGTCTTTCTCAATATGTGAAGCCACTGACGGATTTTATGGAAAAGCTCGCTGATGGGGAAAAG GTTATTTTAGTTGGTCACGATTTTGGGGGTGCATGTGTATCATATGCCATGGAAGCGTTTCCTgctaaaatttcaaaagcTGTTTTTCTTGCCGCAGCTATGTTGACGAGTGGTCAGAGTACCCTTGATATATTTTCTGATAAG GTTGAGTCAAATGAGTTGATGCGACAAGCTCAGGTTTTTCTATATGCCAATGGGAGGGATCAGCCTCCAACTGCTATTGATTTTGACAAATCTATCTTGAAAGACTTGCTATTTAACCAGAGTCCCACCAAG GATGTTGCATTGGCATCTGTCTCGATGAGGCCGATCCCCTTTTCCCCGGTTTTGGAGAAACTCTCCTTTTCGGAGACAAACCATGGGTCTGTGAGAAGGTTTTACATCGAAACACTGGAAGACAATGCTATCCCGATTTCTGTACAGGAAAGCATGGTCAACAAAAGTCCCCCGGAGCGTGTCTTCTGTCTTAAAGGTGCTGATCACTCACCATTTTTTTCGAAGCCTCAAGCGTTGCACAAGCATTTAGTTGAAATATCTCGGATTCCTTGA